In the genome of Dickeya fangzhongdai, one region contains:
- the menD gene encoding 2-succinyl-5-enolpyruvyl-6-hydroxy-3-cyclohexene-1-carboxylic-acid synthase, translating to MSTHIFNRRWATVIVEALSHQGVRHICIAPGSRSTPLTLAAASHPSLVCHTHFDERGLGHLALGLAKASGEAVAVIVTSGTAAANLYPAIIEAGLTGERLVILTADRPPELIDCGANQAIRQPGMFASHPTLTLNLPRPTCDIPARWLVSALDNALAELRHGALHINCPFAEPLYGKDDPAAFQDWLQALGDWWHQPQPWLQGASAAPATTMQPDWPQWRQRRGVVIAGRVPAQVGEQLAAWARQLGWPLIGDVLSQTGQPLACADLWLQHPQAETLRQAEIVVQFGASLTGKRLLQWQATATPDQYWLVDSLPGRLDPAQHRGRRLVADIADWLTAHPAVAQLPWAPEVEACAERVIRQVAARLSGGFGEAQLAHRVAELLPPQGQFFVGNSLTVRLVDAFARLPAGYPVYANRGASGIDGLLSTLAGVQRADVRPMLAIVGDLSALYDLNGLALLRQPPAPLVLVVVNNDGGQIFSLLPTPEAQREAFYCMPQQVDFRHAAALFGLRYARAQQWSEVQNAVNAGWRQGGTTLLEVVVEPKAGAETLQRLSAEVPSW from the coding sequence AACGGTTATCGTTGAGGCGCTCAGCCATCAGGGTGTCCGTCATATCTGCATTGCGCCGGGATCGCGTTCCACACCACTGACGCTGGCGGCTGCTTCGCACCCGTCGCTGGTCTGTCACACCCATTTTGACGAGCGGGGTCTTGGTCACCTGGCGCTGGGGCTGGCTAAAGCCTCTGGCGAAGCTGTGGCGGTGATAGTGACGTCCGGCACGGCGGCGGCCAATCTCTATCCGGCGATTATTGAAGCCGGGCTGACCGGCGAGCGGCTGGTGATCCTGACGGCGGATCGCCCGCCGGAGCTGATCGACTGCGGCGCCAATCAGGCGATTCGGCAGCCCGGCATGTTTGCCTCGCACCCGACATTAACGCTCAACTTACCGCGTCCCACCTGTGATATTCCGGCCCGCTGGCTGGTTTCCGCCCTCGATAACGCTCTGGCCGAGCTGCGCCACGGCGCGCTGCATATCAATTGCCCGTTTGCCGAGCCGTTATATGGCAAAGACGATCCGGCAGCCTTTCAGGACTGGCTGCAGGCGCTGGGCGACTGGTGGCATCAACCGCAGCCGTGGTTGCAGGGCGCGAGTGCGGCGCCGGCAACAACAATGCAGCCGGACTGGCCGCAATGGCGGCAACGGCGCGGCGTCGTGATCGCCGGGCGAGTGCCCGCGCAGGTCGGAGAACAGCTAGCCGCCTGGGCGCGCCAGCTCGGCTGGCCGCTGATCGGCGATGTGTTGTCGCAGACCGGTCAACCACTGGCCTGCGCCGATTTGTGGCTTCAGCATCCGCAGGCGGAAACGCTGCGTCAGGCTGAGATCGTGGTGCAGTTCGGCGCCAGCCTGACGGGCAAACGTCTGCTGCAGTGGCAGGCGACGGCGACGCCCGACCAATATTGGCTGGTCGACAGCCTGCCGGGACGGCTTGACCCCGCGCAGCATCGTGGTCGTCGATTGGTGGCCGACATTGCCGACTGGCTGACGGCGCATCCGGCCGTTGCTCAATTGCCTTGGGCGCCAGAGGTTGAAGCCTGTGCCGAACGGGTCATCCGCCAGGTGGCTGCCCGCTTGTCCGGCGGTTTCGGCGAGGCGCAATTGGCGCATCGCGTCGCCGAACTGCTGCCACCGCAAGGGCAGTTTTTCGTCGGCAACAGCCTGACGGTGAGGCTGGTGGATGCGTTCGCCCGTTTGCCGGCGGGGTATCCGGTGTACGCCAACCGCGGCGCCAGCGGCATTGACGGCCTGCTGTCGACGCTGGCGGGTGTGCAGCGCGCCGATGTCCGGCCGATGCTCGCCATCGTCGGCGATCTGTCGGCGTTGTATGACCTTAACGGGCTGGCGCTGCTGCGTCAGCCGCCTGCGCCGCTGGTGCTGGTGGTGGTTAATAATGACGGCGGGCAGATTTTTTCGTTATTGCCGACGCCAGAGGCGCAACGCGAAGCTTTTTACTGTATGCCGCAGCAGGTGGATTTCCGTCATGCGGCGGCGCTGTTCGGGCTGCGTTACGCGCGAGCGCAGCAATGGTCTGAAGTACAGAACGCGGTAAATGCCGGGTGGCGGCAGGGTGGTACCACGCTGCTGGAAGTCGTGGTGGAACCCAAAGCCGGCGCCGAAACGCTGCAGCGGCTGTCGGCCGAGGTGCCGTCGTGGTGA
- the menH gene encoding 2-succinyl-6-hydroxy-2,4-cyclohexadiene-1-carboxylate synthase — translation MHCRRVGQPQPGQPWLVMLHGLLGSGEDWQPVLPYLADWPLLLVDLPGHGASRSLPTADFADVSRQLTALLAQQAVTDYWLLGYSLGGRIAMYHACRGDAAGLRGLLVEGGHPGLASAAEREARQRHDADWARRFRHEPLDSVLPDWYQQPVFARLSSAQRERLIALRRGNHGPAVADMLEATSLSRQPCLVDALQRLRVPFGYLCGGQDTKFQALAAQHRLPLLSVDHAGHNAHQANPSEYAERIRQFISHPERKIQYALSQ, via the coding sequence ATGCATTGCCGTCGGGTGGGGCAGCCGCAGCCGGGGCAACCCTGGCTGGTGATGCTGCATGGCCTGCTCGGCAGCGGCGAAGATTGGCAGCCGGTGTTGCCGTACCTGGCCGACTGGCCGCTACTGCTGGTGGATTTGCCGGGACATGGCGCGTCCCGGTCGTTGCCGACGGCGGATTTTGCCGATGTGAGTCGCCAACTGACCGCGCTGCTGGCGCAACAGGCGGTAACCGACTACTGGCTGCTGGGGTATTCGCTGGGCGGGCGCATTGCCATGTATCACGCCTGCCGGGGCGACGCTGCCGGTTTGCGGGGGCTGCTGGTGGAAGGCGGTCATCCGGGGCTGGCGTCGGCAGCAGAACGTGAGGCGCGACAGCGGCATGATGCCGACTGGGCGCGCCGTTTTCGCCATGAGCCGCTTGATAGCGTGCTGCCGGACTGGTATCAGCAGCCGGTTTTTGCCCGCCTGTCGTCGGCGCAACGCGAACGGTTGATTGCATTGCGGCGCGGCAATCACGGACCGGCGGTCGCCGATATGCTGGAAGCGACCTCTCTATCCCGTCAACCCTGTCTGGTTGACGCCCTGCAGCGGCTACGGGTTCCGTTCGGTTACCTCTGTGGCGGTCAGGACACTAAATTTCAGGCGCTGGCCGCGCAGCATCGTTTGCCGTTGCTGAGTGTGGACCACGCCGGACACAACGCTCATCAGGCGAATCCGTCAGAGTATGCCGAACGGATTCGTCAGTTTATTTCGCATCCCGAAAGGAAGATTCAATATGCTTTATCCCAGTGA
- the menB gene encoding 1,4-dihydroxy-2-naphthoyl-CoA synthase, whose amino-acid sequence MLYPSEELLYAPVAWHDCSGDFVDILYHKSTDGIAKITINRPQVRNAFRPQTVKEMIQALDNARHDDGIGVIILTGAGEKAFCSGGDQKVRGDYGGYQDDSGVHHLNVLDFQRQIRTCPKPVVAMVAGYSIGGGHVLHMMCDLTIAAENAIFGQTGPRVGSFDGGWGASYMARIVGQKKAREIWFLCRQYDAQQALDMGLVNTVVPLAELERETVRWCREMLQNSPMALRCLKAALNADCDGQSGLQELAGNATMLFYMTEEGQEGRNAFNEKRQPDFSKFKRNP is encoded by the coding sequence ATGCTTTATCCCAGTGAAGAACTGCTTTACGCACCGGTAGCATGGCACGATTGCAGCGGGGATTTTGTCGATATCCTTTATCACAAGTCGACCGACGGCATCGCCAAAATCACCATCAATCGTCCTCAGGTGCGCAACGCGTTCCGCCCGCAAACGGTAAAAGAGATGATTCAGGCGCTGGACAACGCCCGTCATGATGACGGTATCGGCGTGATCATCCTGACCGGCGCCGGCGAGAAAGCGTTCTGCTCCGGCGGCGATCAGAAAGTCCGCGGCGACTACGGCGGCTACCAAGACGACAGCGGCGTCCATCATCTCAACGTGCTGGACTTCCAGCGTCAAATCCGTACCTGCCCGAAACCGGTGGTGGCGATGGTGGCCGGGTATTCCATCGGCGGCGGCCATGTGCTGCACATGATGTGCGATCTGACCATTGCGGCGGAAAACGCCATTTTCGGTCAGACCGGTCCGCGCGTCGGCTCGTTTGACGGCGGCTGGGGCGCCTCGTACATGGCGCGCATCGTCGGCCAGAAAAAAGCCCGCGAAATCTGGTTCCTGTGCCGTCAGTATGACGCGCAGCAGGCGCTGGATATGGGATTGGTCAACACCGTGGTGCCGTTGGCGGAACTGGAACGCGAAACCGTGCGCTGGTGCCGTGAAATGCTGCAAAACAGCCCGATGGCGCTGCGCTGCCTGAAAGCCGCGCTGAATGCCGACTGCGACGGTCAGTCCGGATTGCAGGAACTGGCCGGCAACGCCACCATGCTGTTCTACATGACGGAAGAAGGGCAGGAAGGCCGCAATGCCTTTAACGAAAAACGCCAGCCCGACTTCAGCAAATTTAAACGGAATCCCTGA
- the menC gene encoding o-succinylbenzoate synthase codes for MRQAILYRYSVPMDAGVVLRNQRLKTRDGLLICLRDGEREGWGEVAPLPQFSVETLEEASGALQTQLQVWLSGQALDECGLPSVDFGVSCALAELSGQLPDEADYRKAPLCNGDPDELFAMLQSLPEPVAKVKVGLYEAVRDGMIVNLLLDALPELRLRLDANRSWTRAKADGFARYVTPAYRSRIAFLEEPCKTRDESRDFARATGIAIAWDESVREPGFRVEAEPGVAAIIIKPSLTGSLNRCRQLVEQAHQAGLTAVISSSIESSLGLTQLARLARWLTPGVLPGLDTLDLMQTQVVRAWPDSALPLIAADRLEPIWQA; via the coding sequence ATGCGTCAGGCCATCCTCTATCGTTACAGCGTGCCGATGGACGCCGGGGTGGTGCTGCGCAACCAGCGCCTGAAAACCCGCGACGGGCTGCTTATTTGCCTGCGTGACGGCGAACGGGAAGGCTGGGGCGAAGTCGCGCCATTGCCGCAATTCAGCGTGGAGACGCTGGAGGAGGCGTCCGGCGCGCTACAGACGCAACTGCAAGTCTGGTTGTCAGGGCAGGCGTTGGACGAGTGCGGTTTGCCCTCGGTCGATTTCGGCGTTAGCTGCGCGCTGGCCGAGCTGTCCGGCCAGTTACCTGACGAGGCGGACTATCGTAAAGCGCCGCTGTGCAATGGCGATCCGGATGAATTGTTCGCCATGCTGCAAAGCCTGCCTGAACCGGTGGCGAAGGTGAAGGTCGGGCTGTATGAAGCGGTACGCGACGGCATGATCGTCAACCTGTTGCTGGACGCGCTGCCCGAACTACGGCTGCGGCTGGATGCCAACCGTAGCTGGACGCGGGCTAAAGCCGACGGATTCGCCCGCTATGTGACGCCGGCCTATCGTTCCCGCATCGCTTTTCTGGAAGAACCCTGCAAAACCCGCGACGAGTCGCGCGATTTCGCTCGCGCCACCGGCATTGCCATCGCCTGGGACGAAAGCGTGCGCGAGCCGGGATTCCGGGTTGAAGCAGAGCCGGGCGTGGCCGCCATTATTATCAAACCTTCGCTGACCGGTAGCCTGAACCGCTGTCGCCAACTGGTGGAACAGGCGCATCAGGCTGGCCTGACGGCGGTGATCAGTTCCAGCATCGAGTCCAGTCTGGGGCTGACGCAACTGGCGCGACTGGCGCGCTGGCTGACGCCGGGTGTTCTGCCGGGGCTGGATACGCTGGATCTGATGCAGACGCAGGTGGTGCGCGCCTGGCCTGACAGCGCGTTGCCGCTGATCGCGGCGGACCGTCTGGAGCCGATATGGCAAGCCTGA